A single window of Nocardia sp. NBC_01327 DNA harbors:
- a CDS encoding DUF3592 domain-containing protein produces MGILIAASAISVLAVLLVLAAWKDDRLISSDMGTTSGEVLSAGRLRSAVIFVTPDGETHNPKVGVLYPTRLTVGERINVEYQRSDPDLVRVAGRDARVAIIPALSVIVVTWAVTIPALWLLGSRPARLLGAVRRRWSRARAGS; encoded by the coding sequence ATGGGAATCCTGATCGCCGCGTCGGCCATCAGCGTGCTCGCGGTGCTGCTGGTGCTGGCCGCTTGGAAGGACGATCGGCTCATCAGCTCGGATATGGGCACGACCAGCGGTGAAGTGCTGTCGGCCGGACGCCTGCGGTCCGCGGTCATCTTCGTGACCCCGGACGGTGAGACGCACAATCCCAAGGTCGGCGTGCTGTACCCGACCCGGCTGACCGTCGGCGAACGCATCAATGTCGAATATCAGCGCAGCGATCCCGATCTGGTCCGCGTGGCCGGTCGCGATGCGCGCGTCGCGATCATCCCGGCGCTGTCGGTGATCGTGGTGACATGGGCGGTGACGATTCCGGCGCTCTGGCTGCTGGGTTCGCGGCCCGCGCGGTTGCTCGGCGCGGTCCGGAGGCGATGGTCGCGCGCCCGCGCCGGAAGCTAA
- a CDS encoding demethylmenaquinone methyltransferase gives MAKTERRESVRASLEKQPHEVASMFDGVAKRYDLTNTVISGGQDYYWRWATRKALALRPGERVLDLAAGTGVSTLELAKSGAWCVATDFSQGMLAAGRFRKVPMVAGDAMALPFADESFDAVTISYGLRNVADPDLALREMLRVTKPGGRLVVAEFSTPTFALFRTVYMEYLMKALPAVAKRVSSNPDAYVYLAESIRAWPTQTQLALRIADAGWSSVKWRNLSGGAVALHRGFKLD, from the coding sequence GTGGCGAAAACAGAGCGGCGGGAATCGGTTCGGGCCTCGTTGGAGAAGCAGCCGCACGAGGTCGCGTCGATGTTCGACGGGGTCGCGAAGCGGTACGACCTCACCAATACGGTGATCTCCGGTGGCCAGGACTATTACTGGCGATGGGCGACGCGTAAAGCCTTGGCGCTGCGGCCCGGTGAGCGGGTGCTGGATCTGGCCGCGGGCACCGGCGTCTCCACGCTCGAGCTGGCCAAGTCCGGCGCCTGGTGTGTGGCCACCGATTTCTCGCAGGGCATGCTGGCGGCGGGGCGGTTCCGCAAGGTCCCGATGGTGGCCGGTGATGCCATGGCGCTGCCGTTCGCGGATGAGTCCTTCGACGCGGTGACCATCTCGTACGGTCTGCGCAATGTCGCCGATCCGGATCTGGCGCTGCGCGAGATGCTGCGCGTCACCAAGCCCGGCGGGCGGCTGGTGGTGGCGGAGTTCTCCACGCCGACCTTCGCGCTCTTCCGCACCGTCTACATGGAGTACCTGATGAAGGCGCTCCCGGCGGTGGCCAAGCGGGTCTCCAGTAATCCGGATGCCTACGTCTACCTGGCGGAATCCATCCGGGCCTGGCCCACGCAGACGCAGCTGGCACTGCGGATCGCCGATGCCGGCTGGTCCTCGGTCAAGTGGCGCAATCTCTCCGGAGGCGCGGTGGCACTGCATCGCGGCTTCAAACTGGACTGA
- a CDS encoding molybdopterin-dependent oxidoreductase, producing MPDSTTPLTSTRTACSYCGVGCGMVVHTRPGESGAPVIASVNGDKLHPVNAGRLCTKGATHAELMRTDGRMETAYRRPERGQPPMPVPLDTAIEEAAERLRAILDEHGPDAVSLYVSGQMSIEAQYLANKLAKGYLRTVHIEANSRLCMASAATGYKQSFGADGPPGSYEDLDHADLFFVIGANMADCHPILLLRMAGRLKAGAKLIVVDPRRTETAKKADLFLQIRPGTDLALLNGLLHLLVENGDIDAEFIAEHTQGWAAMPEFLADYAPAQVAGMTGLTEADIRTAAEWIGAAGEWMSLWTMGVNQSTHGTWTTNAIINLHLATGAVCRTGSGPFSLTGQPNAMGGREMGYMGPGLPGQRSVLSAADRAFVETAWELEPGALRDKAGPGTVEMFRGLADGAIKACWIICSNPVASMANRKTVIDGLEAAELVIAQDVYTETATNSYADLMLPATLWAESDAVMVNSERNLTLLPQSVPPVGEARPDWQLIAQVASAMGFPGFDYQTSAEIFEEIRQFANPVTGYDLRGITYEALRDGPMQWPCPDPAQRRNPIRYRNDGISQHLFTDESGLQPRLAFATPSRRAVFWPRPHLLPAEMPDDDHPFVLNTGRLQHQWHTMTKTGKVAKLVKLNGDPFLEVHPDDAAALDLHEGDQIEIASRRGRAVLPARISDRVLPGSCFAPFHWNDEQGEYLTINAVTNDAVDPDSLQPEFKACAVRLRKVAAVSATSHQIPATDRSRADSPTTVADSHPIGGVAGPFGTENGLDGPIGSDRDPIHANSGPNGSASTPYGTGADSAGRAGGVHPLAAMLGLDGAVAPTLSEAERIYLGGYLAALQTLPVAGVPVLPETAPLSRGSRLWIDGLLAGMYSRGVQPESAGISEGYPLYEAQPGGGPASEPVTRAVTVLWASQTGTAEELAAAVATRLAAADFTPRLLDMDSADLAELSGDVLVITSTFGDGGPPDNGQEFWDRLSDSAIRLTGMRYAVFALGDSSYDEFCGHGRKLDELLTKCGATRLLPRMDSEPDHDDLSEQWIEDVTAALRSGPETPGPETIPPGDAPVPGSTPASGGTPAPGGRSAHGTLPFTGGAHTPPRTAAPSDIGTRSGVLSHHGGFGPGGGASPGGEVPVGVVARPYSPASGGSARGSVSTLAPARFTRNAPLPARLVRNELLSRPGSEKEVRQFGFDLRGLDASYEVGDSLGIKPANCDALVAEWLAATGLDGRRPIDLEDRELPLAEALRTHYDITKVSTDLLSFIAEHNASPRLAKLLRRDNRNELDSYLWDRQPVDVLRDFPVRADLVEWLGTLKKLQPRQYSISSSPLVDPHEVQLTVGVVRYGNPVTAGAARRGGVSSTFLADRAGEAPIFLQRAPHFRPPLDPNAPMIMVGPGTGIAPFRGFLHERRALGGRGRNWLFFGDQHAADNFYYRAELEDMFRSGFLTRLDLAFSRDQRERVYVQHRMIEHGAELWAWLREGGHFYVCGDAARMAKDVDDTLLRIARIHGKLSEEAALAFKKQLVAEKRYVRDVY from the coding sequence ATGCCGGATTCCACCACTCCCCTGACGAGCACCCGGACTGCGTGCTCGTACTGCGGAGTGGGCTGCGGCATGGTCGTGCACACCCGGCCCGGCGAATCCGGTGCGCCGGTGATCGCGTCGGTCAACGGCGACAAACTGCATCCGGTGAATGCGGGACGCCTGTGCACCAAGGGCGCGACCCACGCCGAGCTCATGCGTACGGACGGGCGGATGGAGACCGCGTACCGGCGGCCGGAACGCGGGCAGCCGCCGATGCCGGTGCCCCTCGACACGGCGATCGAGGAGGCCGCCGAGCGGTTGCGCGCGATTCTCGACGAGCACGGCCCGGATGCGGTGTCGCTCTACGTCTCCGGGCAGATGTCGATCGAAGCCCAGTATCTGGCAAACAAATTGGCCAAGGGCTATCTGCGGACCGTGCATATCGAAGCCAATTCACGGCTGTGCATGGCCAGTGCGGCCACCGGATACAAGCAGTCGTTCGGGGCGGACGGGCCGCCCGGCTCGTACGAGGACCTCGACCACGCGGATCTGTTCTTCGTGATCGGCGCGAATATGGCGGACTGCCATCCGATTCTGCTGCTGCGCATGGCGGGACGGTTGAAGGCGGGCGCGAAACTGATCGTGGTGGATCCGCGGCGCACCGAGACCGCGAAGAAGGCCGATCTGTTCTTGCAGATCCGGCCGGGTACGGATCTGGCGCTGCTGAACGGACTACTGCATCTGCTCGTCGAAAACGGTGACATAGACGCCGAATTCATCGCCGAGCACACGCAGGGGTGGGCGGCGATGCCGGAATTCCTCGCCGATTACGCGCCCGCGCAGGTCGCCGGGATGACCGGCCTGACCGAGGCCGATATTCGCACCGCCGCGGAGTGGATCGGCGCGGCCGGTGAATGGATGTCGCTGTGGACCATGGGTGTGAATCAGTCCACGCACGGCACCTGGACCACCAATGCGATCATCAATCTGCATCTGGCCACCGGCGCGGTCTGCCGCACCGGCAGCGGGCCGTTCTCGCTCACCGGGCAGCCGAATGCCATGGGCGGGCGCGAAATGGGTTATATGGGACCGGGATTGCCCGGACAGCGCAGTGTGCTGTCGGCGGCGGACCGGGCCTTCGTGGAGACGGCGTGGGAGCTGGAACCCGGTGCGCTGCGCGATAAAGCCGGGCCGGGCACCGTCGAGATGTTCCGCGGGCTCGCGGACGGTGCCATCAAGGCGTGCTGGATCATCTGCAGCAATCCCGTTGCCTCCATGGCGAATCGGAAGACGGTGATCGACGGGCTGGAAGCCGCCGAGCTGGTGATCGCCCAGGATGTGTACACCGAGACCGCCACCAACTCCTATGCCGACCTCATGCTGCCCGCCACGCTGTGGGCGGAATCGGATGCGGTGATGGTGAATTCGGAGCGCAATCTGACACTGCTGCCGCAGTCGGTGCCGCCGGTGGGCGAGGCCCGGCCGGACTGGCAGTTGATCGCGCAGGTGGCGAGCGCCATGGGATTCCCCGGCTTCGACTACCAGACCAGTGCCGAAATCTTCGAGGAGATACGGCAATTCGCAAATCCGGTGACCGGATACGACCTGCGCGGCATTACCTACGAGGCGCTGCGGGACGGGCCCATGCAGTGGCCGTGCCCCGATCCGGCACAGCGCCGCAATCCCATTCGGTACCGCAATGACGGTATCAGCCAGCACCTGTTCACCGATGAGAGCGGGCTGCAACCGCGCCTGGCCTTCGCCACCCCCAGCCGGCGCGCCGTCTTCTGGCCTCGCCCGCATCTGCTGCCCGCCGAAATGCCCGACGACGATCACCCCTTCGTGCTCAATACCGGTCGCCTGCAACATCAATGGCACACCATGACCAAGACCGGCAAGGTCGCGAAACTGGTCAAGCTGAACGGCGACCCGTTCCTCGAGGTGCACCCCGACGATGCCGCCGCACTCGACCTGCACGAGGGCGATCAGATCGAAATCGCCTCGCGCCGTGGACGCGCCGTACTCCCCGCCCGTATCAGCGACCGCGTACTCCCGGGCTCCTGCTTCGCCCCGTTCCACTGGAACGACGAACAGGGCGAATACCTGACCATCAATGCCGTCACCAACGACGCCGTAGACCCGGACTCCCTGCAACCGGAGTTCAAGGCCTGCGCCGTCCGACTCCGCAAGGTCGCCGCCGTCTCCGCCACCTCCCACCAGATCCCGGCCACCGACCGCAGCCGCGCGGACTCCCCCACAACCGTCGCCGACAGCCATCCGATCGGAGGAGTGGCCGGTCCGTTCGGAACGGAGAATGGTCTCGACGGTCCGATCGGCTCCGACCGAGATCCGATCCACGCCAACAGTGGTCCGAACGGAAGTGCGTCGACTCCGTACGGCACGGGAGCGGACAGTGCCGGGCGCGCTGGCGGAGTGCATCCGCTGGCGGCGATGCTCGGGCTCGACGGGGCGGTCGCGCCGACGCTGAGTGAGGCCGAGCGAATCTATCTGGGCGGGTATCTGGCGGCATTGCAGACCTTGCCGGTGGCAGGGGTGCCGGTACTGCCGGAGACGGCGCCACTGTCGCGGGGCAGCCGATTGTGGATCGACGGGTTGCTTGCCGGGATGTATTCCCGTGGGGTGCAGCCGGAGTCGGCCGGGATATCCGAGGGATACCCGCTCTACGAAGCGCAGCCGGGCGGTGGGCCGGCGTCCGAGCCGGTCACGCGAGCGGTCACTGTGCTGTGGGCTTCGCAAACCGGGACCGCGGAGGAATTGGCAGCGGCAGTCGCAACACGGCTCGCCGCAGCCGATTTCACGCCCCGGCTGCTGGATATGGACTCTGCCGACCTTGCCGAGCTGAGCGGTGACGTGCTGGTGATCACCAGCACCTTCGGCGACGGCGGACCGCCGGACAATGGTCAGGAGTTCTGGGATCGACTCAGCGACAGCGCGATTCGACTCACCGGAATGCGCTATGCCGTCTTCGCGCTGGGCGATTCGTCCTACGACGAATTCTGCGGACATGGCCGGAAGCTGGACGAGCTGCTCACCAAATGTGGTGCGACCCGGCTCCTTCCACGCATGGACAGCGAACCCGATCACGACGATCTGTCGGAGCAGTGGATCGAGGACGTGACCGCCGCGCTGCGTAGCGGGCCGGAAACCCCAGGGCCGGAGACGATTCCGCCGGGCGACGCACCTGTCCCGGGCAGTACTCCGGCCTCGGGTGGGACACCGGCCCCGGGCGGCAGGTCAGCGCACGGCACGTTGCCGTTCACCGGCGGCGCGCATACTCCCCCACGCACTGCGGCTCCCAGCGATATCGGGACCCGCAGCGGCGTGTTGTCACATCACGGCGGATTCGGCCCCGGTGGAGGAGCCTCGCCCGGCGGTGAAGTCCCGGTCGGTGTGGTCGCCCGGCCGTACTCCCCCGCTTCCGGCGGATCTGCTCGAGGCTCCGTGAGCACGCTGGCTCCGGCTCGATTCACTCGTAATGCACCGCTTCCGGCGCGACTGGTGCGTAATGAGTTGCTGTCTCGGCCGGGTTCGGAGAAAGAGGTGCGGCAGTTCGGGTTCGACCTGCGGGGGCTGGACGCGAGTTACGAGGTCGGGGATTCGCTGGGGATCAAGCCTGCCAATTGTGATGCGCTGGTAGCGGAATGGCTGGCGGCGACCGGACTGGACGGGCGGCGGCCGATCGATCTGGAGGATCGGGAGTTGCCGCTGGCGGAGGCGCTGCGCACGCATTACGACATCACCAAGGTGAGTACCGATCTGCTGTCGTTCATTGCCGAGCACAATGCGAGTCCGCGTCTGGCGAAACTGCTGCGCCGCGACAATCGCAATGAGCTGGACAGTTATCTGTGGGATCGGCAGCCGGTGGATGTGCTGCGCGACTTTCCGGTGCGGGCAGATCTGGTGGAGTGGCTGGGCACGCTGAAAAAGCTGCAGCCGCGCCAGTATTCGATTTCCTCGAGTCCCCTGGTCGACCCGCACGAGGTGCAGCTGACGGTCGGCGTGGTGCGCTACGGCAATCCGGTGACCGCCGGCGCGGCCCGGCGCGGCGGCGTCAGCTCCACCTTCCTGGCCGATCGCGCGGGTGAGGCGCCGATCTTCCTGCAGCGCGCCCCGCACTTCCGCCCGCCGCTGGATCCGAACGCGCCCATGATCATGGTCGGTCCGGGCACCGGCATCGCACCGTTCCGGGGTTTCCTGCACGAGCGCCGCGCACTCGGCGGCAGGGGCCGCAATTGGCTGTTCTTCGGCGATCAGCACGCGGCGGACAATTTCTATTACCGCGCGGAGCTCGAGGATATGTTCCGCTCGGGCTTCCTGACCCGGTTGGATCTGGCTTTCTCGCGGGATCAGCGGGAGCGGGTCTATGTGCAGCACCGCATGATCGAGCACGGTGCGGAACTGTGGGCGTGGCTGCGGGAGGGCGGCCATTTCTATGTCTGCGGTGATGCCGCGCGGATGGCCAAGGATGTGGACGACACCCTGCTGCGGATAGCCCGGATTCACGGCAAATTGAGCGAGGAGGCCGCACTGGCCTTCAAGAAGCAGCTGGTCGCCGAGAAGCGCTACGTGCGCGACGTGTACTGA
- a CDS encoding alpha/beta hydrolase, with the protein MGAYPATADTPTAPGVTTTAKSPDGSYIKNVTVKDDRNIQLQVYSAAMDQTFPVDVLRPADTADARPTLYLLNGAGGGVDNASWQLRTDALDFLSDKNINVVQIIGGAFTWYTDWLKPDKALGVNKWSTYLGQELPPLIDVALNTNRVNAIAGLSMAGLPVLNSVIFNPGQYRSAAVYSGLSQTTTPTGREAVKMTTELYGGGDVQNMWGADDNPLWAANDPTINAEKLCGTNLFISTGTGIPGAYDMPGGKFRMEKPADYAQTVALGGFIEANIDASTHTLQDRLDQLNIPATFVYRSTGTHSWGYWQDDLKTSWPVLAAGLYSAP; encoded by the coding sequence ATGGGCGCGTATCCCGCGACAGCGGATACCCCGACCGCCCCCGGAGTGACCACCACGGCGAAATCACCCGACGGTTCCTACATCAAGAACGTCACGGTCAAGGACGATCGCAATATCCAGCTCCAGGTCTACTCCGCCGCCATGGACCAGACCTTCCCGGTGGACGTCCTGCGCCCCGCCGATACCGCCGACGCTCGGCCCACCCTGTATCTGCTCAATGGCGCGGGCGGCGGCGTCGACAATGCCTCCTGGCAATTGCGCACGGACGCACTGGATTTCCTGTCCGACAAGAACATCAATGTCGTGCAGATCATCGGCGGCGCGTTCACCTGGTACACCGACTGGCTGAAGCCCGACAAAGCGCTCGGCGTGAACAAGTGGTCGACCTATCTGGGTCAGGAACTGCCGCCGCTGATCGATGTCGCCCTGAATACCAATCGGGTGAATGCCATTGCGGGACTGTCCATGGCGGGCCTGCCGGTACTGAACTCGGTGATCTTCAACCCCGGCCAGTACCGCAGCGCCGCCGTCTACAGCGGCCTCTCCCAGACCACCACGCCGACCGGGCGCGAGGCCGTCAAGATGACCACGGAGCTCTACGGCGGTGGCGACGTCCAGAATATGTGGGGCGCGGACGACAACCCGCTCTGGGCGGCCAACGACCCCACGATCAATGCCGAAAAACTGTGCGGCACCAACCTTTTCATCTCCACCGGCACCGGAATCCCCGGCGCCTATGACATGCCGGGCGGCAAATTCCGCATGGAGAAGCCCGCGGACTACGCGCAGACGGTCGCGCTCGGCGGCTTCATCGAAGCCAATATCGACGCGTCCACCCATACCCTGCAGGACCGTCTCGACCAGCTGAACATTCCGGCGACCTTCGTCTACCGCAGCACCGGCACCCATTCGTGGGGCTACTGGCAGGACGATCTGAAGACGTCCTGGCCGGTGCTGGCGGCGGGCCTGTACTCCGCGCCTTAG
- a CDS encoding aldo/keto reductase — MEYRRLGASGLMVPALSFGAGTFGGRGELFSAWGDTDARQARRLVDISLEAGVTLFDTADVYSDGASEEVLGEAIRGRREDLLISTKASLPTGPGPCDAGSGRARLIRAVEGSLRRLGTDYIDLFQLHAFDAGTPVEEVLAALDDLVRSGKIRYVGASNFAGWQLMKSLAAADRHGLPRYVAHQVYYSLVGRDYEWELMPLGVDQGVGAVVWSPLGWGRLTGKIRRGQPLPEGSRLHLTAAAGPPVDDEVLYDVVDVLDDLAAETGRTVPQIALNWLLTRPTVATVMVGARNEEQLRQNLGAVGWSLDAEQIARLDKASAVTPPYPYYPYYRLADFTRLNPPAV, encoded by the coding sequence ATGGAGTACCGCAGGCTCGGCGCATCAGGTCTGATGGTTCCGGCATTGAGCTTCGGGGCGGGCACCTTCGGTGGCCGCGGTGAGCTCTTCAGCGCGTGGGGTGATACCGATGCACGGCAGGCCCGCCGCCTCGTCGACATCAGCCTGGAGGCGGGTGTCACCCTGTTCGACACCGCCGACGTCTACTCCGACGGCGCGTCGGAAGAGGTTCTCGGCGAAGCGATTCGGGGCCGCCGCGAGGATCTGCTGATCTCCACCAAGGCCTCCCTGCCGACCGGGCCCGGACCCTGCGACGCCGGTTCGGGGCGCGCCCGCCTGATCCGCGCGGTCGAGGGCTCACTGCGGCGGCTCGGCACCGACTACATCGACCTGTTCCAGTTGCACGCCTTCGACGCGGGCACGCCGGTGGAGGAAGTCCTTGCGGCACTGGATGATCTGGTGCGCTCGGGCAAGATCCGCTACGTCGGCGCCTCGAACTTCGCCGGCTGGCAACTTATGAAATCCCTTGCCGCGGCGGACCGTCACGGTCTCCCGCGCTATGTCGCGCACCAGGTCTACTACTCGCTGGTCGGCCGCGACTACGAGTGGGAGCTCATGCCGCTCGGCGTGGATCAGGGCGTCGGCGCGGTGGTGTGGAGCCCGCTCGGCTGGGGTCGCCTCACCGGCAAAATCCGCCGCGGCCAACCACTTCCGGAGGGCAGCCGCCTGCACCTGACCGCCGCGGCGGGTCCGCCGGTGGACGACGAGGTGCTCTACGACGTGGTCGATGTGCTCGACGACCTCGCCGCCGAGACCGGCCGCACCGTTCCGCAGATCGCACTGAACTGGCTGCTCACCCGCCCCACCGTCGCGACCGTCATGGTCGGCGCGCGCAATGAGGAGCAGCTGCGGCAGAATCTCGGCGCCGTGGGCTGGAGCCTGGACGCCGAGCAGATCGCGCGGCTGGACAAGGCGAGCGCGGTGACGCCGCCCTATCCCTACTACCCGTACTACCGGCTCGCGGATTTCACCCGGCTGAATCCGCCCGCCGTCTAA
- a CDS encoding TetR/AcrR family transcriptional regulator translates to MEQDITAPGSIRPGGRTARVRDAVLRAAGDLLTERGFAQLDLAEVAARAEVGKTTVYRRWRTPAGLVADLLVEMAETSLPHSDTGSLRGDLDANARLVAGTLTDPRQGRLFRALLAAATTDDTAATALHAFYDTRLTEWSPCIETAVTRGELPPGTDPRAVLSAVSAPLYYRLLTAGSPIDETAITTAVEAAALAARAGVFATGPQPVR, encoded by the coding sequence ATGGAGCAGGACATCACCGCGCCGGGATCGATCCGCCCGGGCGGGCGCACCGCGCGCGTCCGCGATGCGGTACTGCGCGCCGCCGGAGATCTGCTCACCGAACGCGGTTTCGCACAGCTGGACCTGGCCGAGGTGGCCGCCCGGGCCGAGGTCGGCAAGACCACCGTCTACCGCCGCTGGCGCACCCCCGCCGGACTGGTCGCCGACCTGCTCGTCGAGATGGCGGAAACCTCACTGCCGCACAGTGATACCGGTTCACTGCGCGGCGATCTGGACGCCAATGCCCGACTCGTCGCCGGCACCCTCACCGACCCGCGCCAGGGCCGCCTCTTCCGCGCCCTGCTCGCCGCCGCCACCACCGACGACACCGCGGCCACCGCCCTGCACGCCTTCTACGACACCCGCCTCACCGAATGGTCCCCCTGCATCGAAACAGCCGTCACCCGAGGCGAACTCCCACCCGGCACCGACCCCCGAGCCGTCCTCTCCGCCGTCTCGGCCCCCCTCTACTACCGCCTCCTCACCGCCGGCTCCCCCATCGACGAGACAGCGATCACCACCGCCGTCGAAGCCGCCGCCCTCGCCGCCCGAGCAGGCGTCTTCGCCACAGGACCGCAACCGGTTCGTTAG
- the menD gene encoding 2-succinyl-5-enolpyruvyl-6-hydroxy-3-cyclohexene-1-carboxylic-acid synthase translates to MNPSTAQAQVVVDELARGGVRDVVLCPGSRNAPLAFALQAADAAGRLRLHMRIDERSAGFLAIGLTAASGRPVPVVMTSGTAVANLGPAVLEANYARLPLIVLSANRPYEMLGTGANQTVEQLGLFGSQVRATVSLGLAETENGSEQYGKQNSVWRSAVCRVLAAARGTRSGNAGPVHFDIPLREPLVPDMAAGELLPVGRADDAPWTATQYATLDVPLDIDLTADTVVISGHGAGRRPELADLPTVAEPTAPQHGPALHPLALGLLRPKQAIITGRPTLHRQVSQVLADPEVVVYALTTGPRWPDVSGNVVGTGTRAVTHGSPRAEWLEQCRDLNEKAIAVVRAELDAHPKPTGLHVAEVVMNALHDGDQLLLGASNPVRDAALVSQPRPGIRVLSNRGVAGIDGTVSAAVGAALTHSGRTVALMGDLTFLHDASGLLIGPGEPRPEDLTIVVANDDGGGIFELLEQGDPQYAGVFERVFGTPHGMDLAALCAAYRVPHRQVDPAELAVALTGHAHGIRVLEVATERSSLRELHATVRAGISK, encoded by the coding sequence GTGAATCCTTCGACAGCACAGGCGCAGGTCGTCGTCGACGAGCTCGCGCGCGGCGGAGTGCGAGACGTGGTCCTGTGCCCGGGATCGCGAAACGCACCACTGGCCTTCGCATTACAGGCCGCCGATGCCGCCGGGCGGCTGCGCCTGCACATGCGCATCGACGAACGCAGCGCCGGCTTCCTCGCCATCGGCCTGACCGCGGCGAGCGGACGCCCCGTTCCCGTCGTCATGACCTCCGGCACCGCCGTCGCCAATCTCGGCCCGGCCGTGCTCGAGGCCAACTACGCGCGACTGCCGCTCATCGTGCTCAGCGCCAACCGGCCCTACGAAATGCTCGGCACCGGCGCCAATCAGACCGTGGAGCAGCTCGGTCTCTTCGGCAGCCAGGTGCGCGCCACCGTCAGCCTGGGCCTGGCCGAGACCGAAAACGGTTCGGAGCAGTACGGCAAGCAGAACAGCGTGTGGCGTTCGGCCGTCTGCCGCGTGCTGGCCGCCGCCCGCGGCACCCGCTCCGGCAATGCCGGGCCCGTGCACTTCGACATTCCGCTGCGCGAACCGCTGGTCCCCGATATGGCCGCCGGCGAGCTGCTGCCGGTCGGGCGCGCCGATGACGCCCCTTGGACCGCAACGCAATACGCGACCCTGGACGTACCGCTCGATATCGATCTCACCGCCGATACCGTGGTCATCTCCGGGCACGGTGCGGGGCGCCGGCCGGAACTCGCGGATCTGCCGACCGTCGCCGAACCGACCGCGCCGCAGCACGGGCCCGCATTGCATCCGCTCGCACTCGGCCTGCTCCGGCCGAAGCAGGCCATCATCACCGGCCGGCCCACCCTGCATCGGCAGGTGTCGCAGGTGCTCGCCGATCCCGAGGTCGTGGTGTACGCGCTGACCACCGGGCCGCGCTGGCCCGATGTGTCCGGGAATGTGGTGGGCACCGGCACCCGGGCCGTCACGCACGGCAGTCCGCGCGCCGAATGGCTCGAGCAGTGCCGCGACCTGAACGAGAAGGCGATCGCGGTGGTGCGCGCGGAGCTGGACGCACACCCCAAGCCGACCGGTCTGCATGTGGCCGAAGTGGTGATGAACGCGCTGCACGACGGCGATCAATTGCTGCTGGGCGCGTCGAATCCGGTGCGCGACGCGGCCCTGGTCTCCCAGCCGCGGCCCGGCATCCGGGTGCTCTCCAATCGCGGGGTGGCCGGTATCGACGGCACCGTGTCGGCGGCAGTCGGTGCGGCACTGACCCATTCGGGGCGGACCGTCGCGCTCATGGGTGATCTGACCTTCCTGCACGATGCGTCCGGACTGCTCATCGGCCCGGGCGAACCGCGGCCCGAAGACCTCACCATCGTGGTCGCCAATGACGACGGCGGCGGTATCTTCGAACTGCTCGAACAGGGCGATCCGCAGTACGCGGGCGTCTTCGAGCGGGTGTTCGGCACTCCGCACGGTATGGATCTGGCCGCGTTGTGCGCCGCCTATCGGGTGCCGCACCGGCAGGTCGATCCGGCGGAATTGGCGGTGGCGCTGACCGGTCACGCACACGGCATTCGAGTGCTGGAGGTCGCGACCGAGCGGTCCAGCCTGCGCGAACTGCACGCCACCGTGCGCGCGGGCATTTCGAAGTGA
- a CDS encoding siderophore-interacting protein, with translation MSKRPKYVKPEHREILTAEVLASKRISPNFQRVTLGGDGLAGFTAMGWDQWFRLFLPGRDNSLRLPTSTSSLGWYAQYLMMGKEHRPLVRNYTVRDYRAAGFGEFGSTAEIDIDFFVHGDDSPAATWSNSTTPGDKAGMLDEGITYQAPDHTDWSLLVGDESALPGIAGILRSAPRGLKGAAYVEISHADDAQELGEPEGVRVNWLVRTDPHAEVGTLAAEAVRAAELPAKGVYAFIAGEQKLCAGVRRYLAQDREIPKADITFTGYWRVGKAAG, from the coding sequence ATGTCGAAGCGCCCCAAATACGTCAAACCCGAACACCGCGAAATCCTCACCGCGGAGGTACTGGCGAGCAAACGAATCAGCCCGAACTTCCAGCGTGTCACCCTCGGCGGCGACGGGCTCGCGGGCTTCACCGCCATGGGCTGGGACCAGTGGTTCCGGCTTTTCCTGCCGGGTCGCGACAACAGCCTGCGCCTGCCCACCTCCACCAGCAGCCTGGGCTGGTACGCGCAGTACCTCATGATGGGCAAGGAACACCGGCCGCTAGTGCGCAACTACACCGTGCGCGACTATCGCGCCGCCGGGTTCGGCGAATTCGGCAGCACCGCCGAGATCGATATCGACTTCTTCGTCCACGGTGACGACAGTCCGGCCGCCACCTGGTCCAACAGCACCACGCCCGGCGACAAGGCCGGAATGCTGGATGAGGGCATCACCTACCAGGCCCCGGATCACACCGACTGGTCTCTTCTGGTGGGTGACGAGAGCGCGCTGCCCGGCATCGCGGGCATTCTGCGCTCGGCGCCGCGCGGCCTGAAAGGCGCGGCGTACGTGGAGATCTCACACGCCGACGACGCCCAGGAGCTGGGCGAACCCGAAGGGGTGCGGGTGAACTGGCTGGTCCGCACGGACCCGCACGCCGAGGTCGGCACCTTGGCCGCGGAGGCGGTGCGGGCGGCGGAACTGCCCGCCAAGGGCGTCTACGCCTTCATCGCGGGCGAGCAGAAGCTGTGCGCCGGAGTCCGGCGATATCTGGCCCAGGACCGCGAAATCCCCAAGGCGGACATCACTTTCACCGGTTACTGGCGAGTAGGCAAGGCGGCGGGCTGA